From Caloranaerobacter ferrireducens, the proteins below share one genomic window:
- the murA gene encoding UDP-N-acetylglucosamine 1-carboxyvinyltransferase, protein MAKIIVEKSPPLKGTVRISGAKNSALPIIAASLLSTGKCILEDVPDLKDVDVICEVLSSLGADVKRVSREKLQINASIIDNFEAPYELMKKMRASFLVMGPLLARMGKARVSMPGGCAIGTRPIDLHLKGFKALGAKIEVGHGYVEASADKLKGEKIYLDFPSVGATENIMMAASLAEGETIIENAAQEPEIVDLANFLNKIGGDVKGAGTSTIKIKGVKTLNGGRHQIIPDRIEAGTFMVGAAITGGDIIIENIMVDHIKSIIAKLKEAGVEIIEDGDRIRVIGKKPIKAIDIKTMPYPGFPTDMQAQFMALMSVANGTSVIIETVFENRFMHVDELKRMGANIKIEGRSAIIQGTNKLMGAPVKATDLRAGAALILSGLIAEGKTEISNIFHIDRGYSNIEQKLSNLGAKIYRE, encoded by the coding sequence CTTCATTATTATCAACAGGGAAATGCATACTAGAAGATGTACCAGACTTAAAAGATGTAGACGTAATATGTGAGGTTCTATCTTCTTTAGGAGCGGATGTAAAAAGAGTTTCTAGAGAAAAACTGCAAATAAATGCATCAATAATAGATAATTTTGAAGCTCCATACGAGTTAATGAAAAAAATGAGAGCATCTTTTTTAGTTATGGGGCCTCTATTGGCAAGAATGGGTAAAGCTAGAGTTTCAATGCCAGGAGGATGTGCAATAGGAACAAGACCGATAGATTTACATCTTAAAGGATTTAAAGCATTAGGAGCTAAAATTGAAGTAGGGCATGGATATGTAGAAGCTAGTGCCGATAAACTTAAAGGAGAAAAGATATATCTTGATTTCCCTAGTGTAGGAGCAACGGAAAATATTATGATGGCAGCATCACTTGCAGAAGGAGAAACAATAATAGAAAATGCAGCACAAGAACCTGAAATAGTAGATTTAGCAAATTTCCTAAATAAAATTGGAGGAGATGTAAAAGGAGCGGGTACTAGCACAATAAAGATAAAAGGAGTAAAAACTTTAAATGGCGGCAGACATCAGATAATACCTGACAGAATTGAAGCTGGAACTTTTATGGTAGGAGCAGCTATAACTGGAGGAGATATAATCATAGAAAATATAATGGTAGACCATATAAAATCAATTATTGCTAAACTGAAAGAAGCAGGAGTAGAAATAATTGAAGATGGTGATAGAATTAGAGTAATAGGTAAAAAGCCTATAAAGGCTATTGATATAAAAACAATGCCGTACCCAGGGTTTCCAACAGATATGCAGGCACAATTTATGGCATTAATGAGTGTGGCTAATGGTACAAGTGTAATTATTGAAACTGTATTTGAAAATAGGTTTATGCATGTTGACGAGTTAAAGCGAATGGGTGCAAATATTAAGATAGAAGGAAGAAGTGCAATTATACAAGGTACTAATAAGTTGATGGGAGCTCCTGTAAAAGCTACAGATTTAAGAGCAGGAGCGGCATTAATACTTTCTGGACTTATAGCAGAAGGAAAAACAGAGATAAGTAATATATTCCATATAGATAGAGGATATTCAAATATAGAACAGAAATTATCAAATCTAGGAGCGAAGATATATAGGGAGTAG